TTCCTGCCGTGCAAGCAGCAGCAGCAGCAGACGCAGCCACGTCACAAGCAATTTTGCAAAATTTTTTCCCTGGATTAAGGTTATCTAAAAAACCCTGTGCCTGCACAGCAACAGAAGCATCACCAACAATCTCATCCCCCTCTTCTATGAGACTTGTGTTTTTGAGTATTTCTGTGACTTTAGATTTTTCTTCTGCTGAAAGAGGCGACCATACATCAGCATTGATTTTAATTCTGAAAGGCATTTTAGTTTGTTTCCTCGTAAGTAAATAACATTTTGTTAGTGCCTAGCAGTTTTCTGAGTTAATTATTGCCCAAATGAACTTCTTGATTGTGTGCTATCGCTAAACCAAGAAATTTTAGTTGCTCTATTTAGGCAGAATTAAATCGTTTGTATATTTGCTGCGGACACCGTATTAATTAATAGTCTTTTTATGAATATCAGGCACGGATAATTAAATAAAATACATATTTATTATGGCTATAAAAAAAACTTATATAATTTTATTTTCACTTAAATTTACTTAATGAAATTATTAAAAAATAGTTGCCATTTTTGGCAATTCAGTTAAATTGATGATAGACAAAAAATCTATTTACCCACCTTAGTTTCCGCTTCAATTTGTCTGACTACCGTCAAAGCAGAATAACTCACCCCAGCAGTTCCTTCTCCTGGATGGGTAGAATCTCCCACTAGCCACAAATTTTGAATGGGAGTGCGATTGGCAAACCCAAAAGGACCAAAAGTCGAGATTCTTTGTCCAATTCCCCCGACTGCACCATCTTCTCTAGCTGTGAAACGAGCAAAGGTTCTGGGAGTGGCAGCTTCAGTATAAACGATAGTTTCTGGAGTGAGAGTAAAATATTGGGCTAGACGAGCGATCGCCTCTTGGGTATATTTCTCTTTCAAACCCTCATAATCTTCGCATTCCCACCATTGCTTGGGATCTGTAAACGAAGAAGCAATTATCGTCGCTTTCCCGGATGGTGCGCGTCCATCTCCAGGTTTACTGACGGAAACAAACAGGGAGTTATTCTCCCCAATTATCCCATCATAATCGTACAGAAATTGCAGGTGAGTAGCACACCCAGTTGGAATTGCTTTGGCATCTACAGCCAAGTAAACTACAAATGCACCGGAAGCAGTTGGTAATTTATCTACTCGACGCTGATAACCCCCAAAGTAGGTTTTGAGTTTGGGGTGTCTATCTTCATCAGCTAGGAGTTGTACCAAATTCTGCACCGTGACGTTACCAACTACCCTATCTGCTGGCTGTGTAAAAACCTCTCCAGTCTGCCGATTTTTGACTGCTACGCCAGTTACTTGTAAGGAGTTACCCGTTTCCTTCCAAGTAATCTTTTCGACACTGTGACGCATTAATAGCTTACCACCACAATCCTGGAGTGCTTCTACTAGGCGATCGCTCAATACTTGCATACTTCCTTGGAGATGGAATAACCCCTGGGGTGCTTGAGAGACTCCCAAAGCAGTAGCAGCATAAAGTAATGCAGTTTCCTCGGCATTTACCTGAGAATACAGCTTTAATTGTAAATCCAGAAACGTCCGCAACCTGATATTATCCCCCAACCCCAATAACCGCAACGCATCGCCTACCGTCATCAAAGTAAAAGGCAAGGTAATCAAAGTATTTGGACGCACGGCTGAGATTAATTGCCATAAATCCCAAATAGAACGGGGTGGTAGTACCGGATCGCGAGATTGGAATTCCCAGCTTACTTGGAATAATATTCGCATTAATTGCCAAAACCTGACGCTTCCAGGAAACTGCCTTTCTCTTTCAGCTTGCCACTTTTGCGGATCTCGCCAGACATTAATTGGCTTATTTTCTCCTGGTAAAAACACCGCACAAGCAGGATTGCAATAAGTCGCTTCGGGAATTTCCACCCCTAACTCGTCAAAAATCCGTTGGTGAATCCCTCCAGGTTCCAATCCAGCAACTTGAGTTGCACCCACATCAAAAGTAAATCCTCGCCGTTTGAAGGTAGAAGCGCATCCTCCTGGAACCAAGGCTTGGTCAAACACTACCACCTCATAGCCTCGTTTTGCTAGTAATGCTGCTGCTGTTAACCCACCAATTCCCGCACCAATTACTACCACGCGAGATTTACTATGATTCTCCATGAGAAGACTGTTTACATTTCTTTACAGTTACATGGTAGCAAAGTTTGGGTGGGAGAGAGAACTAGAGGCGATCGCACTATTGTCACCCTCTCAGGTTAAAAAATTCACCGAACCAAAGTGTAGCCGATTACTTAATATTACTTAATTAACTTATGTTAAATTTATGAATAGAACTTCATTTTTAAGGTCAAATGCGATCGCATAACCCCCGTCTTATGGTATCGCCACCAGTTATTTCCTCTCAACCACTTCCAGGAACTTACTGGCAATGGCAAGGTGAATCGATCTACTATGTCAAAGGAGGTAACCCTAATTCTAGCTGTCCTCCCTTGCTGTTAGTCCACGGATTTGGCGCTTCTACAGATCATTGGCGGAAAAACATTTCGGGATTGGCGAGTGAATTTGAGGTATATGCGATCGATCTGCTAGGATTTGGGCGATCAGCGAAACCAAAGAGACAGTACAGTGGCGACTTATGGCGGGAGCAAATCCACGATTTTATCACCCAAGTCATTAAAAAACCTGTAATTTTGGCAGGAAATTCATTAGGTGGGTATGTTAGTCTTGGTGTTGCTGCTCAGCATCCAGAATCTGCCTCTGGTTTAATTCTCCTCAATAGCGCTGGCCCTTTCACCGATTTAGTCTCTTCCTCACCCGCACTCGAACCCAATGGATTACAAAAACTACTAGGAAACGGAGTCAAGTGGATTTGGCAGCAACCATTAGCCAAATTTCTGATTTTTCAATATGTTAGTCAACCTTGGGTAATTAGACAGACTTTAGAAAAGGTTTATCTAGATAAAAGTGCTGTTACAGAACAGTTAATAGAAGAAATACGGCGACCTGCCTGCGATGTTGGCGCGCTAGACGTATTTTCTTCCGTATTTAGCACTCCCCAAGGCGAAAAAGTAGATGTTTTACTCAGCCAACTCAATTGTCCCCTACTGCTACTTTGGGGTGAAGGCGATCCTTGGATTAACGCCAAGAATAGATCGGTACAGTTTCGCCAGCATTAC
Above is a genomic segment from Merismopedia glauca CCAP 1448/3 containing:
- the crtD gene encoding C-3',4' desaturase CrtD, which translates into the protein MENHSKSRVVVIGAGIGGLTAAALLAKRGYEVVVFDQALVPGGCASTFKRRGFTFDVGATQVAGLEPGGIHQRIFDELGVEIPEATYCNPACAVFLPGENKPINVWRDPQKWQAERERQFPGSVRFWQLMRILFQVSWEFQSRDPVLPPRSIWDLWQLISAVRPNTLITLPFTLMTVGDALRLLGLGDNIRLRTFLDLQLKLYSQVNAEETALLYAATALGVSQAPQGLFHLQGSMQVLSDRLVEALQDCGGKLLMRHSVEKITWKETGNSLQVTGVAVKNRQTGEVFTQPADRVVGNVTVQNLVQLLADEDRHPKLKTYFGGYQRRVDKLPTASGAFVVYLAVDAKAIPTGCATHLQFLYDYDGIIGENNSLFVSVSKPGDGRAPSGKATIIASSFTDPKQWWECEDYEGLKEKYTQEAIARLAQYFTLTPETIVYTEAATPRTFARFTAREDGAVGGIGQRISTFGPFGFANRTPIQNLWLVGDSTHPGEGTAGVSYSALTVVRQIEAETKVGK
- a CDS encoding alpha/beta fold hydrolase — protein: MRSHNPRLMVSPPVISSQPLPGTYWQWQGESIYYVKGGNPNSSCPPLLLVHGFGASTDHWRKNISGLASEFEVYAIDLLGFGRSAKPKRQYSGDLWREQIHDFITQVIKKPVILAGNSLGGYVSLGVAAQHPESASGLILLNSAGPFTDLVSSSPALEPNGLQKLLGNGVKWIWQQPLAKFLIFQYVSQPWVIRQTLEKVYLDKSAVTEQLIEEIRRPACDVGALDVFSSVFSTPQGEKVDVLLSQLNCPLLLLWGEGDPWINAKNRSVQFRQHYPQLTEYFLQAGHCPHDEVPDRVNDLIGEWVKANTSTSHQEYH